GTACCTGGATCAGATGACGGGGCGGCGGAAGGGCCGGGCAAGGCTGTGAGCCTGACCATTGTCGATACGATACCAGTTGACGGAATCCCAAGACAATCCTCTAAGGTAAAGACTGCCACCTTTATGATTGTCGCTCCCTATCAGTTAAAAAGTGATTTTGCGCCTGGAAGTGACGCTGTAACGGGCCTGACCTTTCGGTCGGAAAACTCAGCACAGTCGGTGGCTGAGATGAAAACAATTATCCAGAGTGAAGGGGTTACCTCGAATTATAGCCTCTACAATGCGAACGAAATATTCGAGCAAAACCGCAATATCGTATTTGTTGTGGATGTATTTACCTATGTTTTTGTCTTTATGATTTCGCTGATTGCCACAGCCAATGTGTTCAATACGATCTCCACAAATATCAAGCTTCGCAGACGGGAATTTGCCATGCTGCGTTCCGTGGGAATGTCTGACCGCGATTTCAATAAAATGATGAATTTTGAGTGTGCCTTTTTCGGCATGAAGACATTGCTGTTTGGCGTACCGATAGCGGTATTGCTCTCATGGCTGATTTATAAGGGCATGGCTGCTGGCGGCGCAGAGATCGGTTTTATATTCCCCTGGGCCAGTCTCATTATCAGCGTACTCGGCGTGTTCTTTTTGGTATTCATCACCATGCTGTATGCGACCCGAAGTATAAAAAAAGAAAATATTATAGACGCTCTTCGGGATGATATGACCTGATTAAGAAAGATTTTTTGAAATCTATTTGCTGCACAGCGGGTATTGTTTTATACTAAAGTAAGAAGAATCAAGGACTGGGAAGTTCTTAAAAACAAGGAGGCTAGTTAAATGAACGTGTTATTGCTTAACGGCAGCCCTCACCCAAGCGGCGCAGGTTATACGGCCCTGGAGGTAATGGATGGAGTATTTGAAAAGAATGGGATTGAAACAGAACTGATCCAGGTGGGGAATAAAGCGATCAGAGGCTGTATTGCCTGCAATTACTGCAAGGAGCATGACAAATGCACCTTTGATGATCTGGTAAACGAAATTGCCCCAAAATTTGAAAAAGCGGATGGATTGGTCGTTTCCAGCCCGGTCTATTACGCATCAGCCAATGCGACGATGATTGCGCTTCTGGATCGTCTCTTTTACAGTACGCCCTTTGATAAAACCATGAAGGTGGGTGCGAGTGTTGTCACCGCCCGGCGCGGCGGCCTGTCAGCAACCTTTGACGAATTAAATAAGTATTTTACCATCAGCGGGATGCCAGTGGCATCGGGACAGTATTGGAACAGCCTGCACGGCAGAAATGCAGACGAAGCGGCTGAAGACCTGGAAGGCCTGCAGATCATGAGAACTTTGGCTGAAAATATGGCGTTTCTCATAAAATGTATCGCCCTTGGAAAGGAGCAGTATGGAGTGCCTCTAAGAGAGGAAACAGTATACACCAATTTTATTCGTTGAGAACAGAAAAATGAGAAAACGAAAAGCTTTGAAAGCCGGAAGTTCAAACAGGAACTTCCGGCTCTTTGCGTGTGGTACGTCCTAAAGCGGTGTTTTGGATACAGATCTCTCGCTTAATCCCTAATTTTCGTCAATTAAAAAATCAAGGGTACCGTTGACAGGGTTTGTATAAGTTTGAATATTGACTTCAAAGGCTTCGTGAATAAACGCTGGCCGTATAACGGCGGTACAGTCTCCTGAGGCCATGACTTGCCCATGGTGCAATAATACTAGTCGGGTGCAGTACTTAATGGCAATGTGCAGGTCATGAACCGAGCAGATGACTAGCTTTCCGTTTTGACTTAACTCCCGTAACAGACCAAAGGTTTCTTCCTGATATTTAATGTCCAAGCTGGAAATAGGCTCATCCAACAGAAGGATGCCGGTTTCCTGTGCCAGAAGCTTTGCCAGAAGAACCCGCTGTCGTTCACCACCGGAAATTGCATTGATTTTTTGGTCTCGGAGATGGTTGATCCCGATCTTTTTCATGTACTGGTCCGCGGCTGCAGCATCCTTTTCCGGTGTTGTCAGCGCAGTTTTACTGTAAGGATATCGCCCCATTAACACCACATCGCGGCAGCTGAAGGGAAAAGTAATGCTGGTTTCCTGATTCATCAGGGAGATTTCACGGGCCAGTGCCTTGCTTTCAAAGGTATGTAGAGACTGGCCGTTTACCAGCACCTGTCCTTCAAAGGTATTGATCCCATTAAGGCATTTGAGAAAGGTGCTTTTTCCTGAACCATTAGGGCCGATAAGCCCTACAAATTCGCCGCTGAAAAAATCCAGATTAATATCGTGCAGAATTTCACGTTGACCAATGCTGAAGCACAGGTCCTTGACGGATAATGATAAATTCACAGTGCGATTCCATCCTTTCGGCTTTTATTCAGCAAATACAGAAAATACGGAGCACCTAATATGGAAGTAACGACTCCGACGCTGATTTCGGAAGGCGCAAAGATGAGTCGGGCCAGTAAATCACTGAGTAATAGGAAAATGGCGCCAGCAAAGGCGCTGACAGGAAGCAGAACCCGGTTATCTGCGCCTACCAGTAAACGCATCATATGAGGGACAATAAGTCCTACAAAGCTGATGCTTCCGCTGACTGAAACAGCCATGGCTGTGGTAAGAGCGGATAAAAACAAAATAATTTTTCGGCTTTTTCCAGGATTCAGACCGACAGAATGGGCTTCCTCATCGCCCAGCAACAGGATGTTCAAATCCGAAGCGCGCAGGCATAAGAGGATCATGCCGAGAAGAATAGGAACAATGATTAAAAAAACATGTTCCCAACGCCTGTCCGCCAGGCTGCCAACAGACCAGAACATGTAATCTTTCATTTGGTCATTGTTTAGTCCTGTCAGGATAAAGGCGATCATTCCACGAATAAAGGTGCTGACCGCCATGCCGGACAGAATCATCGTCAGCATGGATACACTCCGATCCCGGCAGGAAAGTCGATAGATTACATAGGCGATTAAAAGGGCTCCGAGAGAAGCAAAAATCGGTGTAAAATAAAGGCTGACAGAGCTGAGTCCCAAAGCGATGACGACAATGGCGCCGAAGCTTGCGCCGCTGGATATTCCGATAACGCCAGGATCGGCCATAGGATTCCGGAACAGGCTCTGAATGGCTGTTCCGGAGATGGCCAGCGCAGCCCCCACCAGGATTGCGATGATAACCCGGGGAAGGCGAACGCTGAAAATGATGCTTTCATAACTTTTATCCACTTCAAAAAAGGAATGCTGTGTTATGCCATTGATGAGAATCCGGATAGATTCTCCAATGGGGACCCTGACAGCGCCGAGGGCAACGGAAAGGATAAAAGCTGTTGTGAGGAAAAGGATGAGAAGTCCATATAAGGTCTTTCTGCTTTTAGAAAACATCAGGATATACGGACGCTCCCATGAATTCAATGCCCTCGATGATATGGTGCGAGACTGAAGTCATATAGCGATTGGAGGCAGTATACACGCGACCATTTTTGATGGCATCTACATTTTTTAAGCTTTCGTCAGTTTTCAGAGAATCGGCGAAGGCTTGGAATTCCTGAAGATCGTCCTGTTCCCAGGCCATAAGGATCAGTACCTGTGGGTTCAGCTCAATGATTTTTTCCTTGGAAATTTTGGCAACGCCGTCCAGTCCAGCATCGGCAGAAACATTGACAGCCCCTATTTTTTGAACAATGTCGTTAAAAATGGTATTGTTGGCATTGGTACTGCCATGCATGTTGTAGGCCATGACCTTTACATCTTTATCCTTTGACGTTTCAGATTTGCGGATAACTTCATCCATGCGTTTGTTCATGTCATCTACAATGGACTGGCCTTTATCGCTCTCGCCGAGCACCTTGGAGAGGTCCAGGATAATAGCTTCCTGTTCTTCAACAGTAACAGGTGTTTTATAGCCATAGTAGGGGATGTTGTTATCCTTGAGCTGCTGCAAAAATTCATCTTTGATCCAGCTTGAGCCAATGACCAGATCGGGTTTGGCAGCTAAAAGAGTTTCGATGTTGTTTTCGATTTTTGGGAATTTAGAGGCTTTGTCTGCAACGTTGGACACAGCCTCATTGTCAGCATTTTTGCCGGAGAGGCCAACAACGCGGCTTTCATCCGCCATTTCCAATAACATTTCATCCATACCCAGGGTCAGAGAAGCAATGCGTTCGGGCTTTTGACTGATAGTCAGCTCAGTACCGTCGTAGTTTGTTACGGTTACCGGGAAACCGGTGCTGCTGCTGTTTGTCTTTGAGGCGTTGTCTGTGCTGCTTTGGGTACAGCCGCCAAGCAGGGAAGCTGCCAGGAGTAAGGAAAGTGTCAGGCTCAAAAGGTTGGTTTTTAGTGATTTTTTCATCTCTTTGTCTCCTTTTAAATTAATGAAAAGTATTAAAAAAGAACCGGTCAGCATTTGCTGACCGGTTCCCATTTAACCAGTGATCAACGGTACTGTTTTTACGCGATACCCCAGGCAAAACAGCTTTCAAGGCAGGTCTCCTGACTTACAGATCCTCCGCGGCCCGCCTTCCCGAATATTTTCAGTGGCCTGATGGGCGTTGTCTCTGCTTACAGTGATGGGTTCGTACCGGATTTTCACCGGTTTCCCTATTCTCTTACGTGTATAAGCACCTTGAAATTGAATATTTATTTAGTTATTTTAATTTTAGCACGTTTTAGAACGTGTGTCAACGCAGTGCGGCTTTGTGAATAAAATTATTGCCTCTCTGGGTCTTATCTTGAAAATATGATATAATATGATCATGCGTTTGTAAAATAGTGCAGCGTAAAACGCTGATTTCGATAGTATAGATGTACAAGGAAAAGGGAGAGGAAAACTTATGAAGGATCAGAAAACTGAAGAAGCTACAAGTGCTGAAGTGTTGTTATCACCTGATGAGTATCACCGAATAATGGAAGAAAATCGGTTGTTAGAGAAAAAAGCCGGGTATTTTAGATGGATGCTGGATGAATATGCCGGCAATGCATATATTGCGGATATGGAGACTTATGAGCTGTTGTATATTAATAAGACTTCCTATGAGACACTTGGGGCTCCGAATGAGAAAGTGATTGGACGTAAATGTTACGAGGTTATACAGTGCAGGACCAGTCCCTGTCCATTTTGTACTAATGCCTATCTGACGGAAGATGAATTTTATGAATGGGATTTTTATAATCCGTCTTTAGGGCGTAAATTTATGCTCAAGGATCGGATTGTTGATTGGGAGGGGCGCAGATGCCGTCTCGAGCTATCTCATGATAATTTTAGTACAGAGTATAAGCTCGAGAAAAAAGAACGGGAGCGGGAAGCCATTCTGAGAACTATTCCAGGAGGGTTCGCCCGGGTAGACGCCCGAGATATGCGAACCGTCTTATGGTATGGCGGTAATTTTTTGGAATTGATCGGCTATACGAAGGAGCAGTTTGAAGATGAGATGCACTCCCGTGCAATTATGTACATCCAGATGATATTGGGCGTGCGGCCAGAATCATGAACAATTCGAAAGAAAGCGGTATGTCTACGGCTGTTGAAGGGCGGGTTATAACCCATGATGGGAAAATTAAAATTCTTACAATGACCTACAGTTATGTCAGCGGCGAAGAAAGTTGGGATGGCATTGAGTCCTTTTACAGTGTTGGCATTGACATTACAAAGGAACGGGAGGAACAGGAGATACAGCGCAGGGTATTGAATGAAGCCTATCAGACAGCAAGGGTGGCCAATGCGGCAAAGACTAATTTTCTTTCAGCTATGTCTCATGACATCCGGACGCCAATGAATGCGGTTATGGGGATGACGGAAATTGCGCAGGCGAATCTTGATGCTCCAGACAAGATCCGAGACTGCCTGAATAAAATCAGTTCATCGAGCCAGCATCTGCTCAGCCTGATTAATGAAGTACTGGATATGTCAAAAATTGAAAGTGGCAAAGTTAACATGACATTAGAGCCCATTAATTTACAAGGACTTACCGATATAGTAGCAGATATGTGCCGGCCTCTGGTTAATGAAAAAAAACAGCATTTTGAGATCAGCCTTGAAAATGTTAAGCATGAAAATATCATTGCAGATGGCGACCGCTTGCGGCAGGTTTTGATGAATCTCCTTTCCAATGCCATCAAGTATACGCCCGAAGGTGGGAAGATATCACTGAAAATCAGTGAACAATACTCACCAAATCCTAAAAAAAGCCAGTATGAGTTTGTCTGTACTGATAACGGCATTGGGATATCTGAAGGGTTTTTACCCCAGGTATTTGATCCTTTTGCTCGGGCTGAGGATCACCAGATCAGTAAGATGCAGGGGACTGGCCTTGGAATGGCGATTACAGAAAATATAGTCCGCATGATGAATGGTACGGTCAGTGTGGAAAGCGTTAAGGGAAAGGGAAGTATATTTACTGTGTCTGTTCCCTTTGAAGTGTGTGTGAAGGATGAAACTTACCATGACACATTGGCTGGACCGTCTGAATCTGGAGATGGCGGCAGACGCAAAAACCATGAAAAAGATACGGTTTTTACAGATGAAATTTATGGGAAGAAAGTACTTCTGGCAGAGGACAATGAGATTAATCGTGAGATTGCTGTGGAGCTGCTTAAAATGTACGGTATAGAGGTTAATGCTGTTACCAATGGGGAGG
The DNA window shown above is from Eubacterium limosum and carries:
- a CDS encoding flavodoxin family protein — its product is MNVLLLNGSPHPSGAGYTALEVMDGVFEKNGIETELIQVGNKAIRGCIACNYCKEHDKCTFDDLVNEIAPKFEKADGLVVSSPVYYASANATMIALLDRLFYSTPFDKTMKVGASVVTARRGGLSATFDELNKYFTISGMPVASGQYWNSLHGRNADEAAEDLEGLQIMRTLAENMAFLIKCIALGKEQYGVPLREETVYTNFIR
- a CDS encoding ABC transporter ATP-binding protein codes for the protein MNLSLSVKDLCFSIGQREILHDINLDFFSGEFVGLIGPNGSGKSTFLKCLNGINTFEGQVLVNGQSLHTFESKALAREISLMNQETSITFPFSCRDVVLMGRYPYSKTALTTPEKDAAAADQYMKKIGINHLRDQKINAISGGERQRVLLAKLLAQETGILLLDEPISSLDIKYQEETFGLLRELSQNGKLVICSVHDLHIAIKYCTRLVLLHHGQVMASGDCTAVIRPAFIHEAFEVNIQTYTNPVNGTLDFLIDEN
- a CDS encoding FecCD family ABC transporter permease, coding for MFSKSRKTLYGLLILFLTTAFILSVALGAVRVPIGESIRILINGITQHSFFEVDKSYESIIFSVRLPRVIIAILVGAALAISGTAIQSLFRNPMADPGVIGISSGASFGAIVVIALGLSSVSLYFTPIFASLGALLIAYVIYRLSCRDRSVSMLTMILSGMAVSTFIRGMIAFILTGLNNDQMKDYMFWSVGSLADRRWEHVFLIIVPILLGMILLCLRASDLNILLLGDEEAHSVGLNPGKSRKIILFLSALTTAMAVSVSGSISFVGLIVPHMMRLLVGADNRVLLPVSAFAGAIFLLLSDLLARLIFAPSEISVGVVTSILGAPYFLYLLNKSRKDGIAL
- a CDS encoding ABC transporter substrate-binding protein — protein: MKKSLKTNLLSLTLSLLLAASLLGGCTQSSTDNASKTNSSSTGFPVTVTNYDGTELTISQKPERIASLTLGMDEMLLEMADESRVVGLSGKNADNEAVSNVADKASKFPKIENNIETLLAAKPDLVIGSSWIKDEFLQQLKDNNIPYYGYKTPVTVEEQEAIILDLSKVLGESDKGQSIVDDMNKRMDEVIRKSETSKDKDVKVMAYNMHGSTNANNTIFNDIVQKIGAVNVSADAGLDGVAKISKEKIIELNPQVLILMAWEQDDLQEFQAFADSLKTDESLKNVDAIKNGRVYTASNRYMTSVSHHIIEGIEFMGASVYPDVF
- a CDS encoding hybrid sensor histidine kinase/response regulator, with the translated sequence MNNSKESGMSTAVEGRVITHDGKIKILTMTYSYVSGEESWDGIESFYSVGIDITKEREEQEIQRRVLNEAYQTARVANAAKTNFLSAMSHDIRTPMNAVMGMTEIAQANLDAPDKIRDCLNKISSSSQHLLSLINEVLDMSKIESGKVNMTLEPINLQGLTDIVADMCRPLVNEKKQHFEISLENVKHENIIADGDRLRQVLMNLLSNAIKYTPEGGKISLKISEQYSPNPKKSQYEFVCTDNGIGISEGFLPQVFDPFARAEDHQISKMQGTGLGMAITENIVRMMNGTVSVESVKGKGSIFTVSVPFEVCVKDETYHDTLAGPSESGDGGRRKNHEKDTVFTDEIYGKKVLLAEDNEINREIAVELLKMYGIEVNAVTNGEEAVETFEKSAPEDYSAILMDIQMPVMNGYEATLAIRHLKRKDAKTIPIIALTANAFTSDAAKARSVGMNDHVAKPIEMDRLLEVLEKWMDQKSN